A single region of the Erythrobacter sp. HL-111 genome encodes:
- a CDS encoding GNAT family N-acetyltransferase, whose amino-acid sequence MRAETRFAPALPTAVPPAAIRGAGGAGAQAGLSLALLAPEALAPAEQARWARLSARSFGGNVFALDWFTGAALAHCRPRFPQVRLAAVRQADGEWLGALPIAWGARIGRAPIPHWQGWRATNQFLGGPLVAAGAERTFWQVLLGALDVRPGAGLALVCEGLAMDDPATLALLSAAAGDGRRVWIPHRHERPARHARSAAQAAADKVSPALRKARARLASLERRLAREMGEVRIERHPAEADPGDWIARFLALERAGWKGRGGSALACEPCNAALFRDAVREGHRLGLARLASLSAGGQVLAMTTWFVSGGQAFGFKMAHDETARRHAPGRLLMRAVAEELESDPGLPFDTCNGEGSAPDPFWPDRREVIDCVVAIGSPARRKTLAGAMAAAALWRELARS is encoded by the coding sequence ATGCGCGCGGAGACGCGTTTCGCGCCTGCCCTCCCCACAGCCGTTCCGCCGGCGGCGATCCGCGGCGCGGGCGGCGCAGGGGCGCAGGCCGGGCTTTCGCTTGCGCTGCTGGCCCCCGAAGCGCTGGCGCCCGCCGAACAGGCGCGCTGGGCCCGGCTGTCGGCACGTTCGTTCGGCGGCAATGTCTTCGCGCTCGACTGGTTCACGGGCGCCGCGCTCGCCCACTGCCGGCCAAGGTTCCCGCAGGTGCGGCTGGCCGCGGTGCGGCAGGCGGACGGCGAATGGCTCGGCGCGCTGCCGATCGCGTGGGGCGCGCGGATCGGGCGCGCGCCGATCCCGCACTGGCAGGGCTGGCGCGCGACCAACCAGTTCCTCGGCGGGCCGCTCGTCGCGGCGGGGGCGGAACGGACGTTCTGGCAGGTCCTGCTCGGCGCGCTCGATGTGCGGCCGGGCGCGGGGCTCGCGCTGGTGTGCGAGGGGCTGGCCATGGACGACCCGGCGACGCTCGCGCTGCTTTCCGCGGCGGCCGGGGACGGGCGGCGGGTCTGGATCCCGCACCGCCACGAACGCCCGGCCCGCCATGCCCGAAGCGCAGCGCAGGCGGCCGCGGACAAGGTTTCGCCCGCGCTCAGGAAGGCCCGCGCGCGCCTCGCCTCGCTCGAGCGGCGGCTGGCGCGGGAGATGGGAGAGGTGCGGATCGAACGCCATCCGGCCGAGGCCGACCCGGGGGACTGGATCGCGCGCTTCCTCGCGCTCGAACGGGCCGGGTGGAAGGGCCGCGGCGGCAGCGCGCTCGCCTGCGAACCGTGCAACGCGGCGCTGTTCCGCGACGCGGTGCGCGAGGGCCACCGCCTCGGCCTCGCGCGGCTCGCCAGCCTCAGCGCGGGCGGGCAGGTGCTCGCCATGACCACGTGGTTCGTGAGCGGCGGGCAGGCCTTCGGTTTCAAGATGGCGCATGACGAAACCGCGCGCCGCCACGCGCCGGGCCGCCTGCTGATGCGGGCGGTGGCCGAAGAACTCGAAAGCGACCCCGGCCTGCCCTTCGACACCTGCAATGGCGAAGGCTCCGCGCCCGACCCGTTCTGGCCCGACCGGCGGGAGGTGATCGATTGCGTCGTGGCGATCGGATCGCCTGCCCGGCGCAAGACGCTGGCAGGTGCGATGGCGGCCGCGGCGCTGTGGCGCGAACTCGCGCGGTCCTAG
- a CDS encoding cupin-like domain-containing protein: protein MSFIDAVSPRSGGGAAPQVAADLAQDAARLCHDLAAEPLLQLDALAVAAARLPQDAIERRVHDAADGAGFRILPPLADLPQRLAEHGPQDEWVMLKQLERLPEYAALFARLMAALPKEVLRATGAPQELRSFVFLSAPHTHTPLHFDAEYNVLFQVAGTKTFATFPAREPFVTRAAREAYHRTGENLLEMTAAHAAGERRHELAPGDALFVPYCAPHWVRSGPAASISLSLTWQSAWSRDVADALRIAPMLRRCGLVLADPAPTGRPPRLAALASRALQRAERLAGRGRSPG, encoded by the coding sequence ATGTCGTTCATCGACGCCGTTTCGCCTCGCTCGGGAGGCGGCGCCGCGCCCCAGGTCGCGGCCGACCTCGCGCAGGACGCGGCGCGGCTCTGCCATGACCTCGCCGCCGAGCCGCTGCTGCAGCTGGACGCGCTCGCCGTCGCCGCCGCGCGCCTGCCACAGGACGCGATCGAACGCCGGGTCCACGATGCCGCCGACGGGGCGGGGTTCCGCATCCTCCCCCCGCTCGCCGACCTGCCGCAGCGCCTCGCCGAGCACGGCCCGCAGGACGAATGGGTGATGCTGAAACAGCTGGAACGCCTGCCCGAATACGCGGCGCTGTTCGCCCGGCTGATGGCCGCGCTGCCGAAGGAAGTCCTGCGCGCGACAGGTGCCCCGCAGGAGCTCAGGAGCTTCGTCTTCCTGTCCGCGCCGCATACCCACACGCCGCTCCATTTCGATGCCGAATACAATGTCCTGTTCCAGGTCGCCGGGACCAAGACCTTCGCCACCTTCCCGGCGCGCGAACCCTTCGTGACCCGCGCCGCGCGCGAAGCCTATCACCGCACGGGCGAAAACCTGCTCGAGATGACCGCCGCCCATGCGGCGGGGGAGCGGCGGCACGAACTCGCACCGGGCGATGCGCTGTTCGTGCCCTATTGCGCGCCGCACTGGGTCCGCAGCGGGCCGGCGGCGTCGATCTCGCTCTCGCTCACCTGGCAGAGCGCGTGGAGCCGCGATGTCGCCGATGCCCTGCGGATCGCGCCGATGCTGCGGCGCTGCGGGCTGGTGCTGGCCGACCCGGCGCCGACCGGCCGCCCCCCGCGCCTCGCCGCGCTGGCGAGCCGGGCGCTGCAGCGCGCTGAGCGGCTGGCCGGGCGCGGCCGGAGCCCCGGGTGA
- the rplK gene encoding 50S ribosomal protein L11, whose protein sequence is MAKKIEGYIKLQVPAGTANPSPPIGPALGQRGVNIMEFCKAFNAATQELEKGAPIPTVITVYADRSFTFVTKTPPASFYLKKAAKLKSGSKEPGKVSAGTIKSSQIKEIAEAKMADLNANDIDQAMKIIEGSARSMGLDVVEG, encoded by the coding sequence ATGGCCAAGAAGATCGAAGGCTATATCAAGCTGCAGGTGCCCGCGGGCACCGCCAACCCCTCGCCGCCCATCGGCCCGGCGCTGGGCCAGCGCGGCGTCAACATCATGGAATTCTGCAAGGCGTTCAACGCCGCGACGCAGGAACTCGAAAAGGGCGCGCCGATCCCGACGGTGATCACGGTCTATGCCGACCGCAGCTTCACCTTCGTCACCAAGACCCCGCCGGCGAGCTTCTACCTCAAGAAGGCGGCCAAGCTGAAATCGGGTTCGAAGGAGCCGGGCAAGGTCAGCGCGGGCACGATCAAGTCGAGCCAGATCAAGGAAATCGCCGAGGCCAAGATGGCCGATCTCAACGCGAACGACATCGACCAGGCCATGAAGATCATCGAGGGCTCCGCGCGCTCGATGGGCCTCGACGTGGTGGAGGGCTGA
- the rplA gene encoding 50S ribosomal protein L1 has protein sequence MATMTKKQKTLAELDREKLYTFEEAIALLREHKAKFDETVEISMNLGVDPRHADQMVRGMVSLPSGTGKTARVAVFARGDNAEKALAAGADKVGAEDLMEDMQAGNVDYDRVIATPDMMGVVGRLGKLLGPKGLMPNPKLGTVTPNVEQAVKDAKGGQVEFRVEKQGIIHSGIGKLSFDDAALKANFKALTDAVVKAKPSGAKGKYVRKVSLTSTMGPGLKLDLAEVEGA, from the coding sequence ATGGCTACCATGACCAAGAAGCAGAAGACCCTCGCCGAACTCGACCGCGAGAAGCTCTACACCTTCGAAGAAGCCATCGCCCTGCTGCGCGAGCACAAGGCGAAGTTCGACGAGACGGTCGAAATCTCGATGAACCTGGGCGTCGACCCGCGCCATGCCGACCAGATGGTGCGCGGCATGGTCTCGCTGCCTTCGGGCACGGGCAAGACCGCCCGCGTCGCGGTCTTCGCGCGCGGCGACAATGCCGAAAAGGCGCTCGCCGCCGGGGCCGACAAGGTCGGTGCGGAAGACCTGATGGAAGACATGCAGGCCGGCAATGTCGACTACGACCGCGTCATCGCCACGCCCGACATGATGGGCGTCGTCGGCCGGCTCGGCAAGCTGCTCGGCCCCAAGGGGCTGATGCCGAACCCCAAGCTCGGCACGGTCACCCCGAACGTCGAACAGGCGGTCAAGGACGCCAAGGGCGGCCAGGTCGAATTCCGCGTGGAGAAGCAGGGCATCATCCATTCCGGCATCGGCAAGCTCTCCTTCGACGACGCGGCGCTGAAGGCGAACTTCAAGGCGCTGACCGACGCGGTGGTGAAGGCCAAGCCTTCGGGCGCGAAGGGCAAGTATGTCCGCAAGGTCTCGCTCACCTCGACCATGGGCCCGGGCCTCAAGCTCGACCTCGCCGAGGTCGAAGGGGCGTGA
- a CDS encoding GNAT family N-acetyltransferase, whose amino-acid sequence MNAPIEPPRPRPPIARVTIDFTIGARRIAGVERSLSTWRFSLVDVLAAGSGCPLPACPEPGPDGLRVLSAPQAAVPAIKSRFAGFLAGSRQDYPRHYIDMGPAGAADFAAYMARFSGKTRSTLRRKARKLAGEAGGMRISEHRSPREIEDFLALALPLSARTYQARLLDAGLPDTPEARRAMLEAAEADRMRCFLLHAGTGSDARAIAYLALPVEGRTIAYAHVGHDPDWARLSPGTVLQMEALERLYAEERFSHFDFTEGDGAHKAMFATDCVPSASFVLLRPTAANRALIAARGGFDAAVAGARALAARSGLLAGARARLRA is encoded by the coding sequence GTGAACGCCCCGATCGAGCCGCCCCGGCCGCGCCCCCCGATCGCGCGCGTGACGATCGATTTCACCATCGGCGCGCGCCGCATAGCGGGGGTGGAGCGGAGCCTGTCGACCTGGCGCTTCTCCCTAGTCGACGTGCTCGCCGCGGGGTCGGGCTGTCCCCTGCCCGCCTGCCCGGAGCCAGGCCCGGACGGGCTGCGCGTCCTTTCCGCGCCGCAGGCCGCCGTCCCCGCGATCAAGTCGCGCTTCGCCGGCTTCCTCGCCGGATCGCGGCAGGATTACCCGCGCCACTACATCGACATGGGACCGGCCGGCGCCGCCGATTTCGCCGCCTACATGGCGCGCTTTTCCGGCAAGACCCGCTCGACCCTCAGGCGCAAGGCCAGGAAGCTCGCGGGCGAGGCGGGTGGAATGCGGATCAGCGAACACCGTTCGCCGCGGGAGATCGAGGACTTCCTTGCGCTCGCCCTGCCGCTTTCGGCGCGGACCTACCAGGCGCGCCTGCTCGATGCGGGCCTGCCCGACACGCCCGAGGCGCGCCGCGCCATGCTGGAGGCGGCCGAGGCCGACCGGATGCGCTGCTTCCTCCTCCACGCCGGGACCGGCAGCGACGCGCGCGCGATCGCCTATCTCGCGCTCCCGGTCGAGGGGCGGACAATCGCCTATGCCCATGTCGGTCACGATCCCGACTGGGCGCGGCTTTCACCGGGCACGGTGCTGCAGATGGAGGCGCTGGAGCGGCTCTATGCCGAGGAGCGTTTCAGCCATTTCGATTTCACCGAAGGCGACGGCGCGCACAAGGCGATGTTCGCGACCGATTGCGTGCCCAGTGCAAGCTTCGTCCTGCTCCGCCCGACGGCGGCCAACCGCGCGCTGATCGCGGCGCGCGGCGGGTTCGATGCGGCGGTGGCGGGAGCCAGGGCGCTCGCCGCGCGGTCAGGCCTCCTCGCCGGAGCGCGGGCGCGCCTGCGCGCTTGA
- a CDS encoding polysaccharide deacetylase family protein, whose amino-acid sequence MTRVYITIDTEYSSGLMTGPGPADRAENYARSIACLTPDGPAGITHKLRLLAEHGQRAVFFVDPMPALVWGVAAIEDVVAPILEAGQDVQLHCHTEWLEIAGAASLLAPVGTGRNIADFPFEEQCAILSWARDTLVAAGAPAPVAFRAGNYGANDDTLRALAAIGLRYDTSHCPALPGASRIALGPEDRDPVLRHGVIEVPVGSIGTHGGGQRHAQITALSLAEMTSAIRHARDSGSACFTLVSHSFELINRRRLAVNRIVRRRFNALCRELAAMRGVETATYAQNPPEPAPAPGAIEPLPAHPVRTGLRVAEQLVSNTLYGAL is encoded by the coding sequence ATGACGCGCGTCTACATCACCATCGACACCGAGTATTCCTCGGGGCTCATGACCGGGCCGGGGCCGGCCGACCGGGCGGAGAACTACGCCCGCTCGATCGCGTGCCTCACGCCCGACGGACCGGCGGGCATCACCCACAAGCTGCGCCTGCTGGCAGAGCACGGGCAGCGCGCGGTGTTCTTCGTCGATCCCATGCCCGCGCTGGTCTGGGGCGTCGCCGCGATCGAGGACGTGGTCGCGCCGATTCTCGAGGCCGGGCAGGACGTGCAATTGCATTGCCACACCGAATGGCTGGAAATCGCGGGCGCGGCGAGCCTGCTGGCGCCCGTGGGGACGGGGCGGAACATCGCCGATTTCCCCTTCGAGGAGCAGTGCGCGATCCTGTCCTGGGCGCGCGACACGCTGGTCGCCGCCGGGGCGCCGGCACCCGTCGCCTTCCGGGCGGGCAATTACGGCGCGAACGACGACACCTTGCGCGCGCTTGCCGCGATCGGGCTGCGCTACGACACCAGCCATTGCCCGGCGCTTCCCGGCGCGAGCCGCATCGCGCTCGGCCCCGAGGACCGCGACCCGGTGCTTCGCCATGGCGTCATCGAGGTGCCGGTCGGCAGCATCGGCACGCATGGCGGCGGCCAGCGCCACGCGCAGATCACCGCGCTTTCGCTGGCCGAGATGACCTCGGCGATCCGCCATGCGAGGGACAGCGGGTCCGCCTGTTTCACCCTCGTCAGCCATTCCTTCGAACTCATCAACCGCCGCCGCCTCGCCGTTAACCGGATCGTGCGGCGCCGCTTCAACGCGCTGTGCCGCGAACTGGCGGCGATGCGCGGGGTCGAGACGGCGACCTATGCCCAAAACCCGCCCGAACCCGCGCCCGCGCCGGGGGCGATCGAGCCGCTCCCCGCCCACCCGGTCCGCACCGGGCTGCGCGTCGCGGAGCAGCTCGTCTCCAACACGCTCTACGGCGCGCTCTAG
- a CDS encoding molybdopterin-binding protein yields MKSPDKIWTAGLVIIGDEILSGRTHDKNIAQVASWLQVQGIRLAEVRVVPDVQARIVEAVNALRAAHDYLFTTGGIGPTHDDITVDAVAEALGVPVVIHPDARALLERYYADKGGLNEGRLRMARVPEGSDLIPNRMSGAPGIRRGNVILMAGVPHITAGMLDALTGKLEGGAPLLSETIGCWVAESEIAQLLREVEQAHENCQIGSYPFFREGRVGANFVIRSTDAEDLASCVHTLCDGLATSGYDFTPGGI; encoded by the coding sequence ATGAAGTCCCCCGACAAGATCTGGACCGCAGGGCTCGTCATCATCGGCGACGAGATCCTGTCGGGCCGCACCCACGACAAGAACATCGCCCAGGTCGCCAGCTGGCTGCAGGTGCAGGGCATCCGCCTCGCCGAAGTGCGCGTCGTCCCCGACGTCCAGGCGCGCATCGTCGAGGCGGTGAACGCCCTGCGCGCGGCCCATGACTACCTCTTCACCACCGGCGGGATCGGGCCGACGCACGACGACATCACCGTCGACGCCGTGGCCGAGGCGCTGGGCGTGCCGGTCGTCATCCATCCCGACGCGCGCGCGCTGCTCGAACGCTATTACGCCGACAAGGGCGGCCTCAACGAAGGGCGCCTGAGGATGGCGCGCGTGCCCGAAGGCTCCGACCTCATCCCCAACCGCATGTCGGGGGCGCCCGGCATCCGGCGGGGCAATGTCATCCTGATGGCCGGCGTGCCGCACATCACGGCAGGAATGCTCGACGCGCTCACCGGCAAGCTGGAGGGCGGCGCGCCGCTCCTGTCCGAAACCATCGGCTGCTGGGTCGCCGAAAGCGAGATCGCCCAGCTCCTGCGCGAGGTCGAACAGGCGCACGAGAATTGCCAGATCGGCTCCTACCCCTTCTTCCGAGAGGGGCGCGTGGGCGCCAATTTCGTGATCCGGTCGACCGACGCGGAAGACCTCGCCTCCTGCGTCCACACCTTGTGCGACGGGCTCGCCACCAGCGGCTACGACTTCACGCCGGGCGGGATCTGA
- a CDS encoding NAD(P)/FAD-dependent oxidoreductase produces the protein MLATPPDVDVLIVGAGISGIGMAAHMGMKAPHHSYAIVERRENLGGTWDLFRYPGIRSDSDMHTLGFDFEPWKHEKSIADAPAILDYLNRIVDERGIRQHIHFGMKVVSADFRTDEARWHVEMEREDGSRTHMTANWLYLGAGYYDYDDPYDAGFDFSDYEGEVIHPQFWPEKLDYAGKKVLVVGSGATAVTIVPSMADRAAKVTMLQRTPTWMFARPAKDRIANLLRKVLPEEIAYRITRFKNIRMQDIGFRTAREKPEKVRRNLHQRIEKALGSKFNPEDFTPPYNPWEQRLCLVPDDDLFNAMKAGKAEIVTGHIERFEKSGARLTDGTLIEADIIVTATGLRLAVAGKIAVSLDGEPVAFNERFYYKGCMFSNLPNLAVVFGYLNASWTLRADINADYICRVLNLQRDKGAAIVTPVLTKEAEARIEEDDVFDFSSGYIQRSKHIMPRNAVRYPWRLNQDYLSDRKELKESPVEDGLLTFTRAGANARTSDEQLEAAE, from the coding sequence ATGCTAGCCACGCCTCCCGATGTAGACGTGCTGATCGTCGGCGCCGGCATTTCCGGCATCGGCATGGCCGCCCATATGGGCATGAAGGCCCCGCACCATTCCTATGCCATCGTCGAGCGGCGCGAGAATCTCGGCGGGACCTGGGACCTGTTCCGCTATCCCGGGATCCGTTCCGACAGCGACATGCACACGCTGGGCTTCGATTTCGAACCGTGGAAGCACGAGAAATCGATCGCAGATGCACCTGCGATCCTCGATTACCTCAACAGGATCGTCGACGAGCGCGGCATCCGCCAGCACATCCACTTCGGGATGAAGGTCGTCAGCGCCGATTTCCGCACGGACGAGGCGCGCTGGCACGTCGAGATGGAGCGCGAGGACGGCAGCCGGACGCACATGACCGCGAACTGGCTCTATCTCGGCGCGGGCTATTACGATTACGACGATCCCTATGACGCGGGCTTCGATTTCTCGGACTACGAAGGCGAGGTGATCCACCCGCAGTTCTGGCCGGAAAAGCTCGACTATGCGGGCAAGAAGGTGCTGGTGGTCGGATCGGGCGCGACCGCGGTCACCATCGTGCCCTCGATGGCCGACAGGGCGGCCAAGGTCACCATGCTCCAGCGCACGCCGACCTGGATGTTCGCGCGCCCGGCAAAGGACCGGATCGCGAACCTGCTGCGCAAGGTCCTGCCGGAGGAAATCGCCTACAGGATCACCCGGTTCAAGAACATCCGGATGCAGGACATCGGCTTCAGGACCGCGCGCGAAAAGCCCGAAAAGGTGCGCAGGAACCTCCACCAGCGGATCGAGAAGGCGCTCGGCTCCAAGTTCAATCCGGAGGATTTCACCCCGCCCTACAACCCGTGGGAACAGCGCCTCTGCCTCGTCCCCGATGACGACCTGTTCAACGCGATGAAGGCGGGCAAGGCCGAGATCGTCACCGGCCATATCGAGCGGTTCGAAAAATCCGGCGCACGGCTCACCGACGGAACGCTGATCGAGGCCGACATCATCGTCACCGCGACCGGCCTCAGGCTCGCGGTCGCGGGCAAGATCGCGGTCAGCCTCGATGGCGAGCCCGTCGCCTTCAACGAGCGGTTCTATTACAAGGGCTGCATGTTCTCGAACCTGCCCAACCTCGCGGTGGTGTTCGGCTATCTCAACGCGAGCTGGACCCTGCGCGCCGACATCAATGCGGACTACATCTGCCGCGTGCTCAACCTCCAGCGCGACAAGGGCGCCGCGATCGTAACCCCCGTCCTCACCAAAGAGGCCGAGGCGCGGATCGAGGAGGACGACGTGTTCGATTTCTCGAGCGGGTACATCCAGCGCTCCAAGCACATCATGCCGCGGAACGCCGTGCGCTATCCCTGGCGGCTCAACCAGGATTACCTTTCCGACCGCAAGGAGCTGAAGGAAAGCCCGGTCGAGGACGGCCTGCTCACCTTCACCCGCGCGGGCGCGAACGCGCGCACAAGCGACGAACAACTCGAAGCGGCGGAATAG
- a CDS encoding TonB-dependent receptor, which translates to MKCLRPLAASVSFLALAPHAPLAAQDTREDEPRARAKRIVVTGGGLEQAPSEGAYAVTEIERERIVSTASGRIEDALRDVAGFQQFRRSDSRSANPTAQGATLRALGGNATSRALVLLDGVPIADPFFGYIPFNAIQPETLSAIRVTRGGGAGPFGAGALAGTIALESAGAAQLDPLLANIAVNDREESEASLVAVQDLGAGFAVASGRWDRGRGFFTTPDDQRVPASARAAFDNWQAGLRAVAPLADLIEVQARVNLFEDRRTLRFDGADSTNQGQDASLRVVGRGDWAFDALAYVQARDFSNIVISSTRFTRVLDQRSTPSTGLGGKFELRPPVGGDHTLRLGLDYRRADGELQEEAYNAFSGALNERRRAGGVNSNLGLFVEDDWSIGRLLLTGGLRADRTVIADGFYRAVDASGALVAETLAEDRSDWTLSWRAGAAYAASDGLRLRAAAYTGLRLPTLNELYRPFVVFPVVTQANAALENERLEGFEVGVDWQAGEALAVSLTAFDNRVENAIANVTIAENLRQRRNLPAIDAQGVEGNLRLALGTVSLDASLAYTDAVIDGQGPALPLDGNRPPQTPDFAASATLAWRPAAGWRLAATLRHTAAQFEDDQESDVLPAVTTLDAFAEIPVWREFSVVLRGENLTDEDIVTRNAGGSIDLGVPRTVWAGLRYGF; encoded by the coding sequence ATGAAATGCCTTCGCCCGCTCGCTGCCAGCGTCTCCTTCCTCGCCCTTGCCCCCCATGCCCCGCTTGCCGCGCAGGACACGCGGGAGGACGAGCCCCGCGCGCGGGCCAAGCGCATCGTCGTCACCGGGGGGGGGCTGGAGCAGGCCCCGTCCGAAGGCGCCTATGCGGTGACCGAGATCGAGCGCGAGCGGATCGTCAGCACTGCCTCGGGCCGGATCGAGGACGCGCTGCGCGATGTCGCGGGCTTCCAGCAGTTCCGCCGCTCGGACAGCCGCTCGGCCAATCCGACCGCACAGGGGGCGACCCTGCGCGCGCTGGGCGGCAACGCGACGAGCCGCGCGCTGGTGCTCCTCGACGGCGTGCCGATCGCCGATCCCTTCTTCGGCTACATCCCGTTCAACGCGATCCAGCCGGAAACGCTGAGCGCCATCCGCGTGACCCGCGGCGGCGGGGCGGGGCCGTTCGGGGCGGGCGCGCTCGCCGGGACGATCGCCCTCGAAAGCGCGGGGGCAGCGCAGCTCGATCCGCTGCTCGCCAACATCGCCGTCAACGACCGCGAGGAGAGCGAGGCGAGCCTCGTCGCGGTGCAGGATCTCGGCGCGGGTTTCGCGGTCGCGAGCGGGCGCTGGGACCGGGGCCGCGGCTTCTTCACCACGCCCGATGACCAGCGCGTCCCCGCCAGCGCGCGCGCCGCGTTCGACAATTGGCAGGCGGGTCTGCGGGCGGTCGCGCCGCTTGCCGACCTGATCGAAGTGCAGGCGCGGGTCAACCTCTTCGAGGACCGCCGCACGCTGCGCTTCGACGGCGCGGATTCGACCAATCAGGGCCAGGATGCGAGCCTGCGGGTGGTCGGGCGGGGCGACTGGGCCTTCGATGCGCTCGCCTATGTCCAGGCGCGCGATTTTTCCAACATCGTGATCTCCTCCACCCGGTTCACCCGCGTGCTCGACCAGCGCAGCACGCCTTCGACCGGCCTCGGCGGCAAGTTCGAGCTGCGCCCGCCGGTCGGCGGGGATCACACCCTGCGGCTCGGGCTCGATTACCGCCGCGCCGACGGGGAATTGCAGGAAGAGGCCTACAACGCCTTTTCGGGCGCGCTCAACGAAAGGCGGCGCGCGGGCGGGGTCAATTCCAACCTCGGCCTGTTCGTGGAGGACGACTGGAGCATCGGTCGCCTGCTGCTGACCGGCGGGCTGCGCGCCGACCGGACGGTGATCGCCGACGGGTTCTACCGGGCCGTGGACGCTTCGGGCGCGCTGGTCGCGGAAACCCTCGCCGAAGACCGTTCCGACTGGACGCTGAGCTGGCGCGCGGGCGCGGCCTACGCGGCGTCGGACGGCCTGCGCCTGCGCGCGGCGGCCTATACCGGGCTGCGCCTGCCGACACTGAACGAACTCTACCGCCCCTTCGTGGTTTTCCCTGTGGTGACGCAGGCCAATGCCGCGCTGGAGAACGAACGGCTCGAGGGGTTCGAGGTCGGGGTCGACTGGCAGGCGGGCGAAGCGCTGGCGGTTTCGCTGACCGCGTTCGACAACCGGGTGGAGAACGCCATCGCCAACGTCACCATCGCCGAGAACCTGCGCCAGCGCCGCAACCTTCCCGCGATCGACGCGCAGGGGGTCGAGGGCAACCTGCGCCTCGCGCTCGGGACGGTCAGCCTCGACGCCAGCCTCGCCTATACCGACGCCGTGATTGACGGGCAGGGGCCGGCGCTGCCGCTGGACGGCAACCGCCCGCCCCAGACCCCCGACTTCGCGGCCTCGGCGACGCTCGCCTGGCGACCGGCGGCGGGCTGGCGGCTGGCCGCGACCCTGCGCCACACGGCCGCGCAGTTCGAGGACGACCAGGAAAGCGACGTGCTTCCCGCGGTCACGACTCTCGACGCCTTCGCCGAGATTCCCGTCTGGCGCGAATTTTCCGTCGTGCTGCGCGGCGAAAACCTTACCGACGAGGACATCGTCACCCGCAACGCGGGCGGATCGATCGATCTCGGCGTGCCGCGGACGGTCTGGGCGGGTTTACGCTACGGCTTCTAG